A window of Ptychodera flava strain L36383 chromosome 1, AS_Pfla_20210202, whole genome shotgun sequence contains these coding sequences:
- the LOC139140423 gene encoding uncharacterized protein, with product MASKLDKDVNTCSDKDKSPVCKREKRKRTQASGEALASTSMSSAGIPKPDSVDNTTIFELLKTIQESQGKQNDRITALCERVDTMQEAYYEDNTQIPDVVEENIEPQTKTPKLSDECGDNTVPKTIEDVPSVFKDFAGKFILREKCDKPVDSQLAEIINGLFRDGIPEEKFTDLSKKFDRPENCESLTTVRVNQLVWDIIRPETRTMDTKFQVIQTSLVKGSTALVKLVQELAKANTESGSQPDIQKLLDLGTDALALFGYTNRLLNLRRRDCMKHDLKQDYSHLFSTTVPFTDQLFGDDVTKRVKDIQEVNKAGNYISTWQQRGGGRGRLRSRGFRFRGRGRGTGSYQRQYMHDSSKNYQRYQKPNPKQQTK from the coding sequence ATGGCATCCAAGCTTGACAAGGACGTAAACACTTGTAGTGACAAAGACAAGTCACCTGTGTGCAAGCGTGAAAAACGCAAACGAACTCAAGCCAGTGGCGAAGCCCTGGCATCCACGAGTATGAGTTCCGCTGGGATTCCAAAACCAGATAGTGTGGACAACACAACCATATTTGAGTTACTGAAAACGATTCAGGAAAGCCAAGGGAAACAGAATGACAGAATCACAGCTCTCTGCGAGAGAGTGGACACGATGCAGGAGGCGTATTATGAGGATAATACTCAAATTCCCGACGTAGTTGAGGAAAATATTGAGCCACAGACAAAGACACCGAAATTGTCGGATGAGTGTGGGGATAACACTGTTCCAAAGACTATAGAGGATGTCCCTAGTGTCTTCAAAGACTTTGCAGGCAAATTTATCCTCCGGGAAAAATGTGACAAGCCTGTCGACTCTCAGTTAGCAGAGATTATTAATGGATTATTCAGAGATGGTATCCCTGAAGAGAAATTCACTGACCTATCGAAGAAATTCGACCGGCCAGAGAACTGTGAGTCACTGACGACAGTCAGGGTGAATCAGTTGGTTTGGGATATTATTCGTCCAGAAACGAGAACTATGGACACGAAATTTCAGGTAATTCAAACGTCCCTCGTGAAAGGGTCAACTGCATTGGTGAAGCTGGTGCAGGAACTTGCTAAGGCGAACACAGAATCTGGTTCACAACCTGATATACAGAAATTACTGGATTTAGGCACTGATGCTTTGGCTTTATTCGGTTATACCAACCGTCTGCTGAATCTACGTAGGCGTGATTGCATGAAACATGATTTGAAGCAGGACTATTCACACCTGTTCTCAACAACAGTGCCTTTCACGGACCAGCTGTTTGGTGATGATGTTACTAAACGTGTAAAGGATATTCAAGAAGTGAACAAGGCGGGAAACTATATCAGTACCTGGCAGCAGCGAGGTGGTGGCCGTGGAAGGTTGCGTAGTAGAGGTTTTCGATTCAGAGGAAGAGGACGTGGTACTGGTAGCTACCAGCGTCAGTATATGCATGACTCTTCAAAAAACTACCAAAGATACCAGAAACCCAATCCAAAGCAGCAGACGAAGTAG
- the LOC139140471 gene encoding xanthine dehydrogenase-like: MDVGRSINPAIDSGQVQGAFLQGYGLFMREELIWSDKGELLTCGPGMYDIPRVQHIPREFNIHLLENSENPKAVFSSKGIGEPPLLLAASVYFATKEAIRSARKDSGLAVDAFQLDCPATAKRIRMACGNQFKLSD; this comes from the exons ATGGATGTAGGACGGTCTATTAATCCGGCTATCGATAGTGGACAG GTCCAAGGAGCTTTCTTGCAAGGCTATGGTCTGTTCATGAGAGAAGAACTCATTTGGTCTGACAAAGGCGAATTGCTGACCTGTGGTCCTGGCATGTACGACATACCGCGCGTACAACACATTCCAAGAGAGTTCAACATTCATCTCTTGGAAAATTCGGAGAATCCAAAGGCGGTGTTCTCCTCCAAG GGCATCGGGGAACCGCCACTACTACTAGCAGCATCTGTATACTTTGCCACAAAGGAAGCCATCCGTTCAGCTCGGAAAGACTCTGGACTTGCAGTTGATGCTTTTCAGTTGGACTGTCCTGCAACAGCCAAGAGAATTAGAATGGCTTGtggaaatcaatttaaattgtCCGACTGA